The DNA region CCGACCGCTTTGCCATCGGGCACGATCTGAGGCCCGTCGACCAGGAAGCCGATCTCCGTCAGCGCGGTCACGATCAGTGGGCCGGACTCGTCGGCATAGACCCCGGCATGGGCCCGGGTGGACACCGTGATCACCAGGGCGGTGCCGACCTGGCCGTGCGCAGCTGCACCGTGGTCATGCGGCGAACCAGCCAGTTCATGCCCAGGATCAGCCGAGTCGTTCATCCCACAAGATCCGTCCGGGTCCAGTCACCACTGCGACCTCCCGACTTCGCGATCACCCGGATGTCGGTGATCACCGCGAGCTTGTCGATCGCCTTGATCATGTCGATCATGGTCAGCGCGGCCACCGAGACGGCGGTGAGCGCCTCCATCTCCACCCCCGTACGGTCGGCGGTCTTCACCGTCGCGGTGATCTCCACCCCGTCGTCGACAATCTCGATGCTGACATCGGCCCCGCTGAGCGACAGCGGGTGGCACAACGGGATCAGCTCCGGCGTACGCTTCGCGCCCTGCAGTCCGGCAATGCGAGCGACGGCCAGGGCATCTCCCTTGGGTACGGTTCGGTCGCGCAGCGCGGCGACACAGGTCGCCGACAGCAGTACGCGACCAGCCGCGGTCGCAGTCCGGGCGGTCACCTGTTTTCCCGACACGTCGACCATCCGAGCCTCGCCGGCCTCGTTGAGGTGAGTCAGCCCGGCCGGGGACTCGCTCACAGGCCCTCGTCCAGCAGCCACACCTCGACCTGGTCACCGGCCGCCACCAGATCGGTGTCCTCCGGCAGCACCACCAGGGCATTGGCTCGGGCGAGGTCGCCGATCAGATGCGAGCCATACCCGCCGGCCAGCGATACCAGCCGGTTGCCGTCATCGTCGTGGGTGACGATGCCGCGGGCCAGCCGCCGGCGCGAGGTGGTCGAGCTCATCGCATGGGTCGCCCTGGCCTTGGCGGCCGGACGCACGTACGGAGTGACGCCCATCAGCTTCCGGATCACCGGCCGCGCGAACGCCTCGAACGAGACGAATGCACTCACCGGATTGCCCGGCAGCATGATCATCGGGATCCGGTCGTGCCCGATCAGCCCGAAGCCCTGCGGCTTGCCGGGCTGCATCGCGACCTGGACGAACTCGGTGGCACCCAGCTCCGGCATCGCCGCCTTGACCACGTCATAGTCGCCCTGGCTCACTCCCCCGCTCGTGAGCACGAGATCGGCCCGGACCAGCTGATCGATGATCAGGTCCCGGACCTCCTGAGGATCATCGCTGACCATGCCGACGCGGAACACCTGGGCACCCGCCGCCCGGGCGGCCGCCGCAAGCAGATAGGAGTTGGAGTCGAAGATCTGGAACTCGCTGGGCAGGGGCTGCCCCGGCTGGACCAGCTCGGAACCGGTCGCGACCACCACCACCCGCGGCCGGGGCCGGACCAGCACCTTGTCCTTGCCGATCGCCGCCAGCAGACCGATGGCCCGCGGCCGGAGCTGGTCGCCCGGCCGGAACACCCGATGGCCGGCCGCCACGTCCTCGCCGGTACGCCGGATGTGCCGGCCGACCTCGCTGGACTCGTAGACCTCGACGTCGGTCGCCCCCCGGTCGGTGCCCTCATAGGCCACGATCGCATCGGCTCCGCGCGGGATCGGCGCCCCGGTCATGATCTTCATCGCGGTACCGGGCGAGAGCCGGTGCGGTGCCGGACGACCGGCCGGCACCTCGCCGACGACGGGCAGCAGTACGGGATTCTCGACCGAGGCGGACGCGACGTCCTGGGCGCGGACCGCGTACCCGTCCATCGCGGAATTGTCGAAGCCGGGCAGGCTGACCGGTGAGATGACCTCCTCGCAGATGGCGAGGTCGACGGCGTCGAGCAACTGCTGCCCGAACGCCGGCAGCTCGTTCACACAAGACAGCAGATAGTCGCGATGGTCCTCCAAGGACCGCAGCCCGTCCTCGCGGACCGGCGGCGGGGGCGGCAACGGCTCCCAGGCAGGACGCGCCGGCGCATCCTCAGACTTCTTGCGGGAGAACAAAGGCATATTGCCACCCTAAGCCGGACCGCGGCGGTGTTGGGTATCGCCACGATCTGATGACTGGCGTCGGTCGCGCGTCCGATGCCGGCGTCCAACGCGAACCTCCGGGGCAACCGGGAAGGCGTCCGCCTCAGGGTGTCGAGATCGTGCTCGAGGTCGATGACATCGCGGGGCAGCGGGCCCAGGTCGCCGAGGCCGGGTGGCCGATCAAGGAGGACCTCACCGCTCGCCCATGGGGACTCTGTGACTTCCGCATCCTCGA from Microlunatus phosphovorus NM-1 includes:
- the moaC gene encoding cyclic pyranopterin monophosphate synthase MoaC → MSESPAGLTHLNEAGEARMVDVSGKQVTARTATAAGRVLLSATCVAALRDRTVPKGDALAVARIAGLQGAKRTPELIPLCHPLSLSGADVSIEIVDDGVEITATVKTADRTGVEMEALTAVSVAALTMIDMIKAIDKLAVITDIRVIAKSGGRSGDWTRTDLVG
- the glp gene encoding molybdotransferase-like divisome protein Glp — translated: MPLFSRKKSEDAPARPAWEPLPPPPPVREDGLRSLEDHRDYLLSCVNELPAFGQQLLDAVDLAICEEVISPVSLPGFDNSAMDGYAVRAQDVASASVENPVLLPVVGEVPAGRPAPHRLSPGTAMKIMTGAPIPRGADAIVAYEGTDRGATDVEVYESSEVGRHIRRTGEDVAAGHRVFRPGDQLRPRAIGLLAAIGKDKVLVRPRPRVVVVATGSELVQPGQPLPSEFQIFDSNSYLLAAAARAAGAQVFRVGMVSDDPQEVRDLIIDQLVRADLVLTSGGVSQGDYDVVKAAMPELGATEFVQVAMQPGKPQGFGLIGHDRIPMIMLPGNPVSAFVSFEAFARPVIRKLMGVTPYVRPAAKARATHAMSSTTSRRRLARGIVTHDDDGNRLVSLAGGYGSHLIGDLARANALVVLPEDTDLVAAGDQVEVWLLDEGL
- a CDS encoding VOC family protein produces the protein MLEVDDIAGQRAQVAEAGWPIKEDLTARPWGLCDFRILDPSGYYLRITDQNAG